The sequence CCTCCTGGACGCGGGAGCCCGCGACCAGGAGGGGCTCCGCAACCGGCTGGTGGTGCGGCTGGCCCGTAGCGCCGCGGCGCTGGGGGAAGAGCAGCCCCAGCGGGCCTTGGAGGACCTGGCCATCGTTGATCGAGACCTGGCGGATCCTGCGGTGCAGGCCACGTTGGGCTGGCGGCGCGCCACCCCCAGGCACGTCATGCGGTCCTATCGCATCATCGCCGCAGGACTGCGCGCCAACGCGGAGACCCGGCTCGGACGCCTGGAGGTTGCCGCCCGCGCGCTTGAACAGCGGCGTGCACTGTTCCTGGACCAGTTCGACGAGCTGGATCGCGATCAGGACGCCAGCGCGGTGACGTTGGCGGAGCTGAGACTGGCCGAGAATGCCGTGGATCGCCGGGACATGGCGCAGGCGGCCCGCTGGTTGGGCGAGGCGATCGCGCATGCCGACACCCTCCTCGAACGCACCCACGCGCCAGCCGATGCCGGCCAGCTGGGGGCGCTCTGGTTCGCGGCGCAGCTGCACGCAGGGGGGAGCACGCAGCTTCCTTTCGACGTGCCCGAGCGCCTGGGCCAGGCGCATCGCGCCCTCCTCGGCCAACGCTCTCCTGCCTGGCGTTCATACCTGGCGTGGTTCGAGATCTATCTGGCCCTCGGTGCGAGCGGAGCGCTCCCCGTGGAGCCCCAGCCGCACTCACCCGAATCTTTTTGAAGGCAACGAGGGCCAAAAAAGCCCAGCACCCCGTTCAGGTTGCTGAGCTTTTGAATGTGGAGGCGGCGGGAATCGAACCCTCCTCAAGGCGGAAGCAAAACCCTAAGCAGGCCGCGCTGTTACCGGCTAACGCATTGCCCTCACACCGTATCGTTCCCCGCTCCGTCCCGTTGCGTCCCGCCTCGTCCCGTTCAACTCCCCGCTGGAGGGTCACACTGGGGGCACATGCGGCCGAACAGGGGCAATTTGCTTGGACGCAAGCGGCCTGAGTTCCCCGGTCTCCCAGGGCTCCCCGTCAGCGTCCCTCACCTCCCGCTCTGCTCCCGCCCGCTACGTCCACCAGGGCTCCTGTCCTTCCTATGCTCGCGGGCCCTGGCCCTATGGATGGGCCAGCCGGAATGCTATCAGGGCGGCATGCACCACCTCCCTGACCGGCACCGTGAATTCCTCACCTCCGCGCTCGACGCCTGGAAGGCGCACCCTGGAATCCTGGGCGTCCTGGCGGGTGGCTCGTACCTGAGCCGGAGCATGGATGCGTTCTCCGACCTGGATCTCGTGCTGGTGGTCTCGGAGGCGCTGCGGGCCACCATCGCCCAGGAGCGCCTCGGGCTCGCGGGCGGCGGGGCCCCTGCTGCAAGGCTTCACAGGGGAGCGGCGAGCCCCGGCTGCTCATCTGCCTCTATGGTCCGCCGCTGCTGCATGTCGACCTGAAGTTCCTCTCCGTCGCCGAGCTTGACGTGCGCATCGAAGATCCGGAGGTGCTCTTCGAGCGGGGTGACACCATCACGGAGCGCCTGCGCTCGACGCGGGCGAGCGCCCTGGAGGCGCCATCGCCACAGTGGGTGGAGGACCGCTTCTGGGTGTGGATCCACTACGGCATCGACAAGGTGCGGCGCGGGGAGCTGTTCGAGTGCATGGACCTGCTGGCGCTCCTCCGGGCCCAGGCCCTGGCGCCGCTGCTCCACCGCCCGCCTGGACGGTGGACTCTGGCGGGGAGTGCGGCGGCTCGAAGCCTCGCGCCAGGCTCCGGCGCTGGCGCGAGTCTGTGCGCGCCATGATGCGCAGGAGTGCCTCCAGGCGCTGGTGGCCGCAGTCGAGGTCTACACCACATTGAGAGGGGAGATGGGTATGCCGGGAGCCCCCCAGCCCTCACCGGCGGAGCCCGTCGTCCGCGCCTCCCTGGCGGAGATCCGCGCAGGGAAGTGAAGACGCCTCAGGCTTGAGGTGCGCGCGCATCCTGGTGGTGCGGGACATAGGATGAATTCACGCTCTTTTCGCCCAGGCCCCGCACCGTTAGGTGTAGGCCATGACAACGAAACAAGCCCCCATTCATTCTGGTTTTGGCGCGCGGACGACAGCGCGTGAGGTCCTTGGCAGCCGCAGGCTCGATGGCCTCATCGCCGTGGTGACCGGCGGGTACGCGGGCGTCGGACTCGAGACCACGCGCGTGCTCTCGGCCGCGGGTGCGACGGTCATCGTTCCGGCCCGGACGCCCGACAAGGCGCGCACGGCGTTGGCGGGGCTGGAGCGCGTAGAGCTCGAGCGTCTCGACTTGTTCGAGCCAGCCTCGATCGATTCCTTCGCCGCGCGATTCCTCGAGTCCGGCCGCCCCATTCACATGCTCTTGAACAATGCGGGCATCATGGCCACTCCGCTCGTGAGGGATGCCCGAGGCTTCGAGTCCCAGCTCGCCACCAACCACCTCGGCCACTTCCAGCTCACGGTCCGCCTCTGGCCCGCGCTGCGAAAGGCGAACGGTGCACGCGTGGTCACCCTGTCGTCGCGAGGCCACCGCCGCGCCGCGATTGACTTCGAGGACCCGCACTTCGAGCGGCGCCTCTACGACAAGTGGGTCGCCTACGGCCAGTCGAAGACAGCGAATGCGCTCTTCGCGCTCGCGCTCGACGTGCGCGGAGAGCCGCATCGCATCCGCGCGTTCTCCGTGCACCCCGGAGCCATCCTGACGGAGCTGGTGCGCTCGCTGTCAGACGAGGAGCTGCGCGCCATCCAGGCTGCGGGCCCAGGCGACTTCTACAAGACCCCGGAACAGGGCGCAGCCACGAGCGTCTGGTGCGCGACGAGCCCCCAGCTCGACGGCCTGGGCGGCGTGTACTGCGAGGACGTGGACCTCGCCGAACCGGTGCCCGCGGATTTCCCGGAGCAACGGGGGGTGAAGCCGTGGGCGAGGGATCTGGAGCTGGCCGAGCGCCTCTGGACGAAGAGCGAGGCGTGGACCGGCGTGAAGCTCACCCCGTGAGCCGGAACAGCTTGCGTGCGCGCGCCGTGCTCTCTCCGGGCTGCGGCGAATAGAGCGAGACGCGGAGCTCCCGGCCATCGGGCTCCGCATGCATGAGCGTGACGTGCTCGAACTCGATCACCCCTACTCCCGGGAAGACGAGCGCCTTGCGTCCCTCGGGAACCTGATCCATCACAGCGTGCTCGCTCCAGAAGCGCGCGAACTCCGGGCTGACGCTCGCCAGCTCCGCCGCGAGCGCATCGAACTCCGCCCTGTCGGCGGCGCGCGCGGCATCAAGGCGAAAGCCCGCAACGGACCTGCGCGCGGCGCCCTCCCAGTCCGGCATGAGCGCGCGCCGCTCGGGCTGCGTGAACATCGACCACAGTCCGTTGCGCCGCCCGGCGGGAAGCTGTCCGTAATCCCCATAGACGATCGCCGCCGCTGCGTTCCATGCGAGCACGTCCCACCGCCTCGTCGAGACCAGCGCCGGATAGGGATGGGCATCGATGACCCGCTGGAGGGTGTCACTGACCGCCTGGGGAGCGCGCGAGGGACGGGACGCGGGACGGCCGTGCGCCAGCTCGAAGAGGTGCGCCCGCTCCGTGGGCGTCAGGCGGAGCGCTCGGGCGAGGCGCTCGAGTAACGGCTCCGACACGTGGATGTCCCGTCCCTGCTCGAGCCACGTGTACCAACTCACGCCAACGTCCGCGAGAACGGCGACCTCTTCGCGGCGCAGGCCCGGCGTGCGCCGTCGGCGGCCGTCCGGCAAGCCCACATCCGCCGGACGAACGCGCGCACGGCGGCTGCGGAGGAACCGCGCGAGCTCGTCGCGCTGCGGAATACGTGGCCTTTCCGTCACGAAGCCACACTTTACGCGAAAGGCGGCACCTGGGGGAGAAGCGCGAAGCTCCCGCGAACCTGGAGCCAGGGGATGCGGAACCCTCCTGTGGAAAGACTTGTGGCTGCGCTCGTAGCCCATGAAGCCACGAGGACGCGGCGCTTGGCACCCGATGTGTCGATCTGGATGTCCGAGATGCGCGAGTTGGCCAGCGCCACACCGAACACCGACACCCCGTAGTGCGCCACGGATCAGCTGGCGCACCACCTGTCCTTCAGGCGTCACCTCCACCAGCCCGCGCGAGAATCGGCTGAGCCAGGGCTGAGCCCGCGCTGTGTAAGCACAAGGTCCAATACCCATGACCTGACACTTTCGGTACAGGTGGCCGCGCTGACATGGCCCAGCACCTCGTCTGGCTTCTGGCCGTCTGGGCCGTTCCCCAGCATGCACTCAGCGCCACATCGCATGAAAAACCTGCCGAGCTCACTTCTTGCCTTCTGCTTGACGCTTGCAGTCACTGGCTGCGACTGCTCTTCATCGTCATCAGACGATTTCTCACTCAGTGTCGTCCTCGCGGAGACCCGCATCTCCGCAGGGATGGAGACCACCGCGAAGGCCCAGCGGGTCTATGACGATGGCCGCGCCGTCGACCTCGACGCCTCCACTCCACGGCAATGGACCTCGTCCGCTCCTCAAGTGGCCTCCGTCGAACCACAACCGGACGGCACCGTCAAAGTGACGGCGCTCAAGCCCGGTAGCACCACCATCACAGTCAACTCGGACGGAGCCTCGGGCGAGGCCACCCTCGAGGTCACCGACGCTCGCCTCCTCTCGCTGCAGGTGTCACCCACCAGCGCCTCCGTGCTTGCAGGCCTCACGCAGCAGTTCACCGCCCAGGGCACCTACGGCGACGGCACCACGCGCGACGTGACGAGCAGCGCGACGTGGACCTCGAGCAACACCGCCATGGCCACCGTCAGCAGCACGGGCCTGAGCACCGGCGTGGCCGCGGGTGGGCCTATCACCCTCACCGCCACCCTGGGTGGCGTGAGCGGCACGGCTCAGTTCACCATCACCCCTCCCCCGCCCGTGCTCATCTCCATCAAGATCACCCCCGCGACGGCTTCGGTGCTCCTGGGCTCGACACAGCAGTTCACCGCTCAAGGCAGCTACAGCGACGGCACCACGAGCGATGTGACGAACAGCGCGACGTGGACCTCGAGCGACGCCGCCATTGCCACCGTGAGCAGCATGGGCCTGGGCACCGGCGTGGCCGGGGGTGGGCCCGTCACACTCACCGCCTCCCTGGGTGGCGTGAGCGGCACGGCTCAACTCAGCGTCAAGGGGTGGACGTCCGCAGGGTCCATGTCCACGAGCCGCTACAACCACACCGCCACGCGGCTGGCCTCGGGCAAGGTGCTCATCGCTGGGGGGCGCAATGGGACGACCCCCCTGAGCAGTGCGGAGTTGTACGATCCAGCTACCAACTCCTGGTCTCCAGCCAAGGCCATGGCCAAGGGCCGCTTCGCTCACGCCGCCCTATTGCTCGACGATGGTTACGTGATCGCCACTGGGGGCGTCGGCGCCCTGACCAGCACGGAGATGTATGATCCGGCGAGCGACTCCTGGTTTGTGGTCAGCCCCATGAGCGGGGGCCGCTCCGGTCACACCATGACGCTGCTTCCCTCGGGCCAGGTGCTCGTCACCGGCGGCACCGATGGCAACAGCGCTCTAGCCACTGCGGAGGTGTTCGAGCCGCTCGCCAACCTTTGGGTTCGGTCCAGCACCATGAGCACCGCCCGCTTCAACCACACGGCCACATTGCTCTCCTCGGGCAAGGTCCTCGTCTCAGGGGGGTCCAATGGCTCCGGGAGCTTGAGCAGCGCCGAGGTGTACGACCCGGCCACCAACTTGTGGACTCCAGTTGCCACCATGGTGACGCGCCATAGCCTTCACGCCGCCACGCTGCTCTCCTCGGGGAAGGTGCTCATCTCAGGAGGGACATCGCTCACCGATCCCTCTTCCTCTGAGCTGTATGATCCAGGCGCCAACGTCTGGTCCACAGCGGGCGCCATGGTCGCAGGCCGCTCCCGCCACACCGCCACGCTGCTCGATTCGGGCCAGGTGCTCGTCGCGGGGGGCGACGGCAGCAGCTATTACAACACTGCGGAGTCGTACAACCCAGCCACCCCTTCCTGGTCCGCAGCCTTCCCCATGGCCGTGCCTCGCAGCCAGCACACCGCGACGCTGCTGACCTCAGGCAGGGTTCTCGTCGTGGGTGGCGAAGATGGCACCCATTCCCTTGCCACGGCGGAGATGTACGCGCCCTAAGCCACAGCGTCTCTACCAGGACTGATGTGCCGTGTACCCGAGCGGATACCGAACGGTGGACAGGACATCATCCTGGACACGAGCTGTTCCCCTTCCACGGCGTCCACGACACATGTCGCCGCGTTGTGCATCCGGGCCCGCTGACGACAGGTGCCGCGCCTCCGCGATGGCCTCGGCGGCGCCGTCGTAGGCATCCTCCGCTGAGCCCGCGCGGCGTAGGTACAAGGTCTAATATCCATGACCTGACACTCTGAATAGGTTCCTCGCTCGCGACAAATGGACCTTCGAGCGATCCACGCTCGAAGAAAAGGAGCCTGTGGCGATGAGCGCTGGTTTGTACGAGACCGCATACGAGATCGGCTGCGAGGGATATACATATCTCTATCCCATCGTGTTGATGGACGTGACGCGCCGGCAGATGACGAACGTCAAGGAGATCGACCTCGCTACCTGGCGAAGCCCGGCCAACGTGTTCATGAATAACCCGCGTTTCCCGGGACCGGAAGACCGCACCGTGGTGCGACCCAACTTCGACACGCTCTATTCGAGTGCGTGGCTCGATCTCGTGCGCGAGCCCATGGTCATCAAGGTCCCTCCGGCCGATGGGCGCTACTACCTCTTGCCCATGCTCGACATGTGGACGGACGTCTTCACCTGCCCCGGCCCCCGAACGACGGGGACCGCGGCCCAGCAGCTCGTCATCGTCGGCCCGGGGTGGAGCGGGACGATCAACCCGGCCCTGAAGCTGCAACGGATCGACGCGTCGACGCCGTATGTCTGGATCATCGGACGAACGCAGTGCGACGGTAGTGAATCGGGCGGTGCATCGAGCTACGCCAGCGTGCACGAGTTCCAGAAGGGCCTCGAGATCATCCCTTACTCCGCCTACGCGGCCGGGCAGCCGGCGCCGCCGCCCGTCGGGTCAGACACCGATGACATCAGCCGCGAAGAGCCGTTGGTGCTCGTAGAAAAGATGACTCCCGAAGAGTTCTTCGCCTATGGCGCAGACCTGCTGCGCCAGAATCCTGCGCACTTCAATGACTACCCCATTCTCGCGCGTCTGGCGCAGGTAGGCTTCGTGGCGGGCCAGCCGTTCGACCTGAACGCAGCCCCGGCGATCGTGCAAAAGGCCTTCAAGAAAGCGGTCCCCGACGCCCTCGCCCGGATGAAGGAAAAGCAGACCTCCCTCACGCCGCTGACGAATGGCTGGACATACGCGAACGATCTGGTGGGGACCTACGGGACGAGCTACCTCCGCCGCGCGATCGTTGCCCTGATCGGACTGGGCGCCAATCTCCCGGAGGACGCAATCTACCCGGTCGCCTACAATGACGTGGACGCGGATTCCAAGCTCACCCCGCTGGACAGCGCCAAGCATTACACGCTGCGCTTCGAGGCCAACAGCCTGCCACCGGTGAACGCCTTCTGGTCCGTGACGCTGTACGACGAGCAGGGATTCCAGGTCCCGAACTCCATCAACCGCTTCTCGCTGGGCACGCGAAACAACCTGGCCCAGGACCCCTCCGATGGCTCCGTGACGGTGTACGTCCAACGATCCATGGACGAGACCGATTCGAGGCGGTCGAACTGGCTGCCGGCACCACAGCAGGGCGCGTTCAACCTCACCATGCGGCTGTACTCGCCGAAGCAGGAGGCGGTCAATGCAGATTGGCACCCGCCTCCGATCATGCGAGCGGAGTGATCCTCGATCGCTCGGTGCGCCGGGCACATCACCAAGGTGGGCAGGCGTGTGTCTGCTGGAGATGAGAGGCTTCTGCGCCGGCTCGGCGTGCGGCGAATGGCCTCCCCGTCAGCGTCCCTCACCTCCCGCTCTGCTCCCGCCCGCTACGCCCACCAGGGCTCCTGTCCTTCCTATGCTCGACGCCCGAACGGATACCGGCTTTCGAGCGATTGCGGACATCCGGGCTAAGGCTTCCTTAGACGACGCCCCGCAGGGGGACATCGTGGTGAAGCGCCAGCCGGGGGGCGGCCTCCGCGGCCGCACGTAGCCTTGCGTGCAGTTCGGACCAGGTCGCTCCCTGCTGTGCAACCGGGGGCGGACCGAGCGGGAACGCGGGCCGGCCCGCAAGCCGCGCGAGCCGGCCCAGCAGGCCATCATCGAGGCCGATGGCGGCCCCCGTCCGGGGGAAGCTGCCCACGCGCTCAAGCAGGGTGACGTCCCACCCGGCGCGCGAGAGGGCCAGCCCCGTCATCAGCCCTGACAGGGACGCACCGACGATGACGGCGGTGCCGCGGTTTGGTGTCATGGCAGGGGCCTCCTTCTTCTCAGCGGTCGATGGCGGCCAACATGGCCGCGGGGTACCGGTCGCCGTGGATGGTGATGCGGGCCGAGGCCGCCTCGATGTCGCGCAGGTCGTCGGGCGTGAGCAGCACGCTGGCGCCGCCGAGGTTCTCCTCGAGGCGGTGCTGCTTCGTGGTGCCCGGGATGGGGACAATCCACGGCTTGCGTGCGAGCAGCCACGCGAGCGCGACCTGTGCGAGCGTGGCGCGCTTCTGCGCGGCGATGCGGCTCACCAGCTCAACCATCGCCTGGTTGACCTTCCGGTTCTCTTGCGAGAAGCGCGGAATCTTGTTGCGGAAGTCGGTGGGGTCGAGCGTTGTCGTCGCATCAATCTTCCCGGTGAGGAAGCCCTTGCCCAGAGGGCTGAAGGGGACGAAGCCGATGCCGAGTTCCTCGAGCGTCGGGAGCACGGACTGCTCGGGCTCGCGCCACCAGAGCGAATACTCGCTCTGGAGCGCTGCGATGGGCAGCACCGCGTGGGCGCGGCGGATGGTCTGGGCGCTCGCCTCGGAGAGGCCGAAGTGCTTTACTTTTCCCTCGGCGATGAGGTCCTTCACCGTGCCCGCGACGTCCTCGATGGGCACAGCAGGGTCCACGCGGTGTTGGTAGTAGAGGTCGATGGCTTCGACGCGCAGCCGCTTCAGCGACCCCTCGGTGAGGCGGCGGATGCGCTCGGGCCGGCTGTTCACACCGCCAAGGTGCTCCCCGGTGTCGGGGTCGACGTTCCAGCCGAACTTGGTGGCGATGACGACCTGGTCGCGGAAGGGGGCAAGCGCCTCGCCCACCAGTTCCTCGTTGGTGAAGGGCCCGTAGACCTGGGCGGTGTCGAAGAACGTCACCCCGCGCTCCACCGCCTTGCGGATGAGCGCGATGGCGGCGTGCTTCTCGGTGGGCTGCCCATAGCCGCCGGACAGGCCCATGCACCCGAGCCCGAGTGCCGAAACTTCGAGTCCACCGCGTCCAAGAATGCGCTTCTGCATGTTCACTCCCGTGGTTGTTCCCTCCGAGTAACCCCGGGAGGGCCGCTCGCGATACTTGTGGGTGCTGGATGCGGTCGTAAGCTGCGCTTCAGAATGAACGACGAACTCGAGGGCATGGCCGTATTCGTCGCCGTGGCGGAATCGAAGAGCCTTCGCGAGGCCGGCGAGCGGCTCGGCGTGAGCGGCTCGGCAGTGAGCCAGGCGCTGAGCAAGCTCGAAGAGCGGCTCGGCGTGACGCTCATGCAACGGACCACGCGCAGCCTGCACCTCACCGACGCGGGTGAGCGGCTCTACGCGCGCGTCGGGCCCGCGCTCGCCGAGGTGCGCGCCGCTGCCAGCGCGGTGGGCGAGCTCGGAAGCGAACCGCGCGGCACGCTACGGCTGCTCGTGTCCCCGGCTGCCGCCAGCTTCCTGGGTGGCGAGCTGATGGGCGGGTTCGTTGCCGAGCACCGGCACGTCCACCTCGACCTGTTCTTCTCCGACGAGCCGATCGATGTCGTTGCCGGGGGGTACGACGCGGGCATCCGGCTCGGCGAGGTCATCGACAAGGACATGATTGCGCTGCCGGTCTCCGGAGAGCTGCGGCTTCTGGTGGTGGGCGCGCCGTCCTACTTCGCTCGGCGCCCGAAGCCAACGCACCCGCGCGAGCTCGTGGAGCACGATTGCATCAACTGGCGGCCGGCGGCGGGAGCGCCTCCATATCGGTGGGAGTTCACCGAGAAGGGCCGGGACTTCTCCGTCGACGTGTCGGCCCAGGTACTCACCAACGACGTGGCGTTCAATCTGCGCCTTGCGCGGGCCGGGGTGGGAATCACCTTGTCGGACGACCGCGTCCGCGACCAGGTGGCACGCGGTGAGTTGGTGACGGTGCTGGAGGAGTTCTCGGCCCCTTTCCCCGGGTTCTTCCTGTACTACCCGCAGCGCCGGCATGCCTCGCCGGCACTGCGCGCGTTCATCGACTACCTGCGAAGCGCGCAGACGTCAGGCGCCATGAAGCAGGGCCGCCGCCCGAAGCCCCCAGTTCCCCCAAGCAGGTGAGGAGGAGGCGAGAGCGGGGAAGGAGGCAGCGGCCAGAACGGAGCGGATGAAGCAGAGGAGGCAGCGAGCTGCCGCTGAATCACACGAAGTGCGGGAGAGCCACCCAATCGGGGCAAGCTCAAAGGACCTCAGACGTGGGCATCAGCGGGTCTCAATCTCGCGGAACACCACCCCATCCAGCTCCATGCGCCTCACTGCTTCCGCCATACGTTCATTGGCGACGATGACATTTGGCGAGTCGGCCAGCCGAAACATGTCTCGATCTATAAGCAGGGATCCTGCAGTGAGAATCATGGGGTTCGGAAGGCTGAAACCTTTGTTTCGACCGCACGTGAGGCATGGAGGATCGAGTTCCCGAGGCAGGCAGTCTGGGTGGAAGCTGCCACACAGTTCAAGCTGCAGGTCCATGAGTTCTGGTGGGTGTTTCGCGCGGAAGCGCACGTCCATGGGGCAACCCTGCATTCCGCGGACGCCTGCTGCTTGCAACCGCTCCAGCGCCTCGCGGCGCACGTAGAGCGACCAGGGGTTCTGCATGAAGAGCTGGCCAAAGTATCCGGCGCCGGTACCTGTCAGCGGCCCGAACTCTGTTCCTGGCGACAGTTCTGCCCCTGGGGGGACAGTGGACGAACCACCTCACGCAGCCGGGCAAACTCTTCGAAAGGCACAGGCCACGGGCCGGATAGCTTCTTTTGCTCTCCTTCTGGAAGTCCAGAGAGATCTACACAGGGATACGGTGTCACCGAGATCGCTTCACCCAGCCCACAAACATGGCATGGCTCGATGCCGGGCAGTACCCATCTGTGCACTGCGTTCAGGTTGCCTGTGTAGCGAGGCGAGCTGTCTTCACAAACCCGATAAAATTTCACAGCGTCCTCTGGTCAGGGCTGGCCATGATTGGGCGAACAGCTGAGGACCAGCGGGCGGGACGAGTGATCGGCCGTAGGGAATGATGGGGCCGACGACTTCGAAGCGGAAAGTCAACACGAAGGCCTTGGCCAGCAAGTCCTCCTGCGTATAGCGGCGGGTGGGATTGGTATCCCGGAACTCTCGCCGGAATGACCATGGTCCAATCGCGAACCTGGATACCTTGGGCCTTGAACCACCTGGCAAGATCCGCCGCTTGGGGGAACATTAGGGGATTGAGGGCACCTGAAGGAAACGAGGGCAAAAAAAAGCCCAGCAACCCGTTCAGGTTGCTGGGCTTGTGAATGTGGAGGCGGCGGGAATCGAACCCGCGTCCGAAAGCCTTCCGTTCTTCGACCCTACGTGCGTAGTCCGCGCTTTGCTACGTCCCGAAGGCTCCCACGGACGGGATCCTCCGAGCCGATCCTGGAAAAGTCTCGCCACCTCGGTCCCAGGAACCCTCGGCAGCCAGCCCGCATTGTGACGGTCCTACCCCACCCCACGGGCAGAGAGCGGGAGGACCGCGCGCTAAGAACTGTTGTTAGGCAGCCAGCGCGAGCTCAACGTTGTCGTTGGCTTTTGTGTCTTTGCCATCGGTTTTTACGAGCCATTGGCCCACTCGGCACGCGTCTCGAACTTCTATGCCCCCGTCGAAACCAGGTCGCCCCCATTGGTGACCTTCCCTACAGTAACCGCTGACGGCGCCCCGTCAATCCTCCTGACAGCCCTCCCCGCATCCTAGGGTTCTCCTCCGCCCGGGCGACCCCTTGCCCGGCCGTCAGGTCCCCTATGCGAACCCTCCTCCTGCTCCTCGTGATGGGCGCCGCGGCCTCCTCGGCCGCCCAGCCGAACACCCCCTCGGCCTTCCCGTATCCGGTGAAAACGGACACGCTGCCCAACGGCCTCACCGTGGTGCGCGTGCCGTTCCACTCCCCCGGCCTGGTCGCCTACTACACCGTCGTCCGCGTGGGCTCCCGCAACGAGGTGGAGCCTGGCAAGACGGGCTTCGCCCACTTCTTCGAGCACATGATGTTCAAGGGCACGAAGAAGCACCCCGAAGGCGAGCGCGAGCGCCTCCTCGCCACCTACGGCTTCGACGACAACGCGTTCACCACCGACGATTTCACCGTCTATCACTCGTATGGGCCCACCGCGGGACTCGATGCCCTCATCGAGCTGGAGGCCGACCGGTTCCGGAACCTCGAGTACGCCGAGCCGTCCTTCCGCACCGAGGCCCTCGCCGTGCTCGGCGAGTACCACAAGAACGAGGCCAACCCCTGGCTGCGCATGGAGGAGCGGCTGCTGGGCACCGCCTTCAAGGCGCACCCCTACCGCCACACCACGCTCGGCTTCTACGAGGACATCCAGGCCATGCCCGAGGCCTACGCCTACAGCCGGACCTTCTTCGAGCGCTGGTACACCCCTGACAACACCCTCCTGTTCATCGCCGGGGACTTCAACGACAGCGAGGTCATGGCCGATGTGCGCGCGCACTACGGCCCCTGGAACCGCAAGGTGGCCCGCGTCCCCATCCCCGCCGAGCCGCCGCAGGCGGAGAAGCGCACCGTCTCCGTCGAGTGGCCCTCCAGCACCCTGCCCCGCCAGGTGCTCGCCTGGCGCACCCCGGCCGCGGCCCTCTCCACCCCCAGCGCCGCCATCCAGGCCGTGCTGGCGGACTACCTCGTGGGCACCACCAGCCCCGTCTACAAGGAGCTGGTGCTCGGCAAGCAGCTCGTCGAGTCGCTCGGCAGCGGCTTCTACCCGCACCGGGACCCGTCCCTCTTCAGCCTCCATGCGACCCTCAAGGCCGAGGAGAGCCGCCCTGCCACCGAGGCCGCCCTCACCCAGGCCATCCAGGAGCTGGCCTCGGGCAAGGTGGACCCCGCGCGCGTCAAGGCCATCCAGAGCAACATCCGCTACAGCCTCCTCATGAACCTGGAGACCCCCAACGATGTGGCGGGCCAGCTTGCCTGGTACGCCGGCATCTTCGGGACGCCGGACGCGCTCTCCCGCCACCTTCAGAACGTCGCCCGCGTGCAGCCCGAGCAGCTCGTCTCCTTCGCCAAGCGCTACCTCGTCGACTCCCAGCTCACCGTCCTCACCCTCACCCCCGCCGCCGGAGGAAAGCCGTGATGAACGCGTCCCCTCGATTCGGTCTTCTCCTGGCCACAAGCCTGTGGCTCGGCGGCTGCGCGGCCACCTCCCGCACCGCTCCCCCCACGCCCCCGGAGGCGGCGCCTCCGCCCCCGGCCGTGGCCCCGTCCGCGCCACCGGCCGCGACGGCCGTTCCCGCGGTGCCCCTGCGGCGGCCCGCCCCGCTGGAGACCGTCGTCCAGAGCAACCCTCAGAGCCCCATCGTCAGCTTCCGGCTCGTCTTCCACACGGGCTCCGTGGACGATCCTCCCGGCCGGGAGGGGCTCACCGCGCTGACCGCGAACCTGCTCTCCCAGGGCGGCACGCGCGAGCTCACCTCCTCGCAGCTCCTGGAGGTGCTCTTCCCCATGGCCGCCGAGCTCGAGGTCTTCACGGACAAGGAGTTCACCACCTTCT is a genomic window of Stigmatella erecta containing:
- a CDS encoding oxidoreductase, whose protein sequence is MTTKQAPIHSGFGARTTAREVLGSRRLDGLIAVVTGGYAGVGLETTRVLSAAGATVIVPARTPDKARTALAGLERVELERLDLFEPASIDSFAARFLESGRPIHMLLNNAGIMATPLVRDARGFESQLATNHLGHFQLTVRLWPALRKANGARVVTLSSRGHRRAAIDFEDPHFERRLYDKWVAYGQSKTANALFALALDVRGEPHRIRAFSVHPGAILTELVRSLSDEELRAIQAAGPGDFYKTPEQGAATSVWCATSPQLDGLGGVYCEDVDLAEPVPADFPEQRGVKPWARDLELAERLWTKSEAWTGVKLTP
- a CDS encoding helix-turn-helix transcriptional regulator, with translation MGIGPCAYTARAQPWLSRFSRGLVEVTPEGQVVRQLIRGALRGVGVRCGAGQLAHLGHPDRHIGCQAPRPRGFMGYERSHKSFHRRVPHPLAPGSRELRASPPGAAFRVKCGFVTERPRIPQRDELARFLRSRRARVRPADVGLPDGRRRRTPGLRREEVAVLADVGVSWYTWLEQGRDIHVSEPLLERLARALRLTPTERAHLFELAHGRPASRPSRAPQAVSDTLQRVIDAHPYPALVSTRRWDVLAWNAAAAIVYGDYGQLPAGRRNGLWSMFTQPERRALMPDWEGAARRSVAGFRLDAARAADRAEFDALAAELASVSPEFARFWSEHAVMDQVPEGRKALVFPGVGVIEFEHVTLMHAEPDGRELRVSLYSPQPGESTARARKLFRLTG
- a CDS encoding kelch repeat-containing protein, with amino-acid sequence METTAKAQRVYDDGRAVDLDASTPRQWTSSAPQVASVEPQPDGTVKVTALKPGSTTITVNSDGASGEATLEVTDARLLSLQVSPTSASVLAGLTQQFTAQGTYGDGTTRDVTSSATWTSSNTAMATVSSTGLSTGVAAGGPITLTATLGGVSGTAQFTITPPPPVLISIKITPATASVLLGSTQQFTAQGSYSDGTTSDVTNSATWTSSDAAIATVSSMGLGTGVAGGGPVTLTASLGGVSGTAQLSVKGWTSAGSMSTSRYNHTATRLASGKVLIAGGRNGTTPLSSAELYDPATNSWSPAKAMAKGRFAHAALLLDDGYVIATGGVGALTSTEMYDPASDSWFVVSPMSGGRSGHTMTLLPSGQVLVTGGTDGNSALATAEVFEPLANLWVRSSTMSTARFNHTATLLSSGKVLVSGGSNGSGSLSSAEVYDPATNLWTPVATMVTRHSLHAATLLSSGKVLISGGTSLTDPSSSELYDPGANVWSTAGAMVAGRSRHTATLLDSGQVLVAGGDGSSYYNTAESYNPATPSWSAAFPMAVPRSQHTATLLTSGRVLVVGGEDGTHSLATAEMYAP
- a CDS encoding DUF1254 domain-containing protein; amino-acid sequence: MSAGLYETAYEIGCEGYTYLYPIVLMDVTRRQMTNVKEIDLATWRSPANVFMNNPRFPGPEDRTVVRPNFDTLYSSAWLDLVREPMVIKVPPADGRYYLLPMLDMWTDVFTCPGPRTTGTAAQQLVIVGPGWSGTINPALKLQRIDASTPYVWIIGRTQCDGSESGGASSYASVHEFQKGLEIIPYSAYAAGQPAPPPVGSDTDDISREEPLVLVEKMTPEEFFAYGADLLRQNPAHFNDYPILARLAQVGFVAGQPFDLNAAPAIVQKAFKKAVPDALARMKEKQTSLTPLTNGWTYANDLVGTYGTSYLRRAIVALIGLGANLPEDAIYPVAYNDVDADSKLTPLDSAKHYTLRFEANSLPPVNAFWSVTLYDEQGFQVPNSINRFSLGTRNNLAQDPSDGSVTVYVQRSMDETDSRRSNWLPAPQQGAFNLTMRLYSPKQEAVNADWHPPPIMRAE
- a CDS encoding FAD-dependent oxidoreductase; amino-acid sequence: MTPNRGTAVIVGASLSGLMTGLALSRAGWDVTLLERVGSFPRTGAAIGLDDGLLGRLARLAGRPAFPLGPPPVAQQGATWSELHARLRAAAEAAPRLALHHDVPLRGVV